A region of the Haematobia irritans isolate KBUSLIRL chromosome 5, ASM5000362v1, whole genome shotgun sequence genome:
gaaataaaattttgacaaaattttctatagaaataaaattttgacaaaattttctatagaaataaaattttgacaaaattttctacagaaaaaaaattttgacaaaattttctacagaaaaaaattttgacaaaattttctacagaaataaaattttgacaaaattttctacagaaaaaaattttgacaaaattttctacagaaataaaattttgacaaaattttctatagaaataaatttttttctaaagaaacaaattttgacaaaataagattttttcgtTTGGTAggtattttctccaaattttggtagattatttttggctcgagtgacaaccgtgcaTGCAGTGGAATAGTATACAAAACTATCAGAACTcagcccttagaactgcgactgccaGATATCCCAGTGCATAGACATaataacatgttgtcaaagctgtATTTCCTGAATTTTTATCGCTACAATTACTCAAATCACCCTATTGTGGATATACAACAACCattcaggaatgtaagggttgatctttacCTTCTGGAgctcgagatccagcgttatagAAGTCAGCCTCTGATGAGGCAGTATACCAACAGGTCTGACAAGGATTCATGGGGACACTGTAACTGAAgccgtgagaagctacaaggttaatcctgctcTCTGAATCTGACCGCCGTCGCATCGgaagaaagagacctcccacttaAGCGAGGGTAGCGTTGGCACAACTATGATAAGGAAAGTGCAGCCGCTTCAATTTCTaactatcagtgattgatagatgCGTATCCGACATGTCTCTCATCTGTGGTCAAAGGCCACAACTTTTCGCTTGTTCATCAAAACCTCACCAAAAATCACTCCGAGCGCATTTCATCTTAATCGCAGATCTCCTCGATCTAgatacaagctgatgtaccaaaagACCAACACAAAATCAATGCAAGGGCACTTCTCATTTGTCCATTTTCCAACACATATATAACATAAACAATTCACAGGTAATGTAAAGAGGATTCCTTGAAATACCTTGTAAACCCTCAACACTTGTTTTAAAATGTAGACCTATAAACTGGTTACAAAAACATTCCGAAACTTGTCATTTATTATTCagataaaattatttacaagaaaaatattcACATCACActagattattaaatttttgacttCATAAAAGGTTTCAAATGGCTATGGAAGACTGCTGGCACGGGTTGCTTATTTAGTGGAGTTAGTTTAGCTTCCTCGAAAATACGTTCATAGACATTGCCATCATAAGAACCCAAAGttgatttcaaatttctatCGTGGTAATCGAATCCATCACATATAGCCACAGCATTTGGACGAATTGCTTTTAGTGTAACTTCCAAACGTTCTTGTAGGGATCTCAAATCAGCATCAGAAAGTTTAATAACCTAGGGATGTAAAGGAAAATATTAACCTGACGTATTCTGTCATAACCGAAATAATAACTTACTCTCAATATTTCGTGCATATACTTCAGGGctgttgaaattaaaaataactcCAAAAGATcttccaaaactttattcaaACTTGGATTTCGGTTTCTGGAATTGGGTCCTTTTACTTCTTCCACAAAAGTAGATACCACAAAGCAGACTCCATGTAACTGAAATCAAAGTGAAAATAATCTAGAAATTTCCTGTATTTTTAAGCTTACCTCAGCTGCTTGTGTTAGTTCAATGCCGGTATTATTCGCAGCTTCCCCTTCAGTTTGACCAGCCTTAAGACGAGCAGATAGATTTTCGAAAGCCAGACggattttgctaaaaaaaaagattttttatgttaaattatTGGAttggaactaaaattaaataaaattgataggGAATTGGGAGTTAAAATCGATCTTTAGaataaactaacctaacctaacctaaggtactCCGTTCACCGGCGAAAACGGCACGAACCAAGTGCACCAGGTCGACCAGCAAAGAATAAACAGGAGTAGATACGCATAGTGATATTACTGCGGAATGATAACACGCTACACATGATAGCAGAGAAGTCGCAATCGATACAGAACCGCTTCGAACATACCGCTATTCAACAACGGACGAATTACAATTCGCTGCCAAAAGGCTTCAAGGATAAGAAAGCTCCCGGTCCTGATGGCAGAAGTCATGAAAGAGTTTAGAAATGACGTTGGTGGCCAgtagagtgaccgcaacttaaatgggcaaaaaaatgtcggaatcttgttcgcctaaccccacaaaacgaatcccctttccagatattgggatagccaaaatttgagcccgattaaacgacgttaacacgtgccgctcgtcgGGTTTTTAGCCAGTATCACCGAGAGTGATGCAGTTCGGCATACGCCATGTGGACATAGTATTGGGTGTATAAAGCATTTTTTCAACCTCACTGGCAAcgacaatttaataaattaaatttcaattttgccaGTCTGTAAAAATTGTAATCCATAGAtttatatttccaaaaaatacaatagaaaatatacaaaattaaaagaactaacattaaacaaaacgaaatgaaatggaatagaaaaaaaacatcacggttgccactcgagccaaaaataatctgccaaaatttggagaaaattttaccttttttttcttttttttatttctatagaaaattttggcaaaatttttatttctatagaaaactttgtaaaagtttttatttctatagaaaattttgtcaaaattttatttctatagaaaattttgtcaaattttatttctatagaaaattttgtcaaattttatttctatagaaaattttgtcaaaatttttatttctacagaaaatgttgttaaaatgataaaatttttatttttattctttagaaaattttgtcaaaattttatttctttagaaaagtttgtcaaaattttatttctatagaaaatttttcaaaatgttatttctttggaacattttttcaaaattttatttctatagaacattttgtgaaaatttcatttctataaaaaattttgtcaaaattttatttctatagaaaatttgtcaaaattttatttctataaaaaattgtgtcaacattttatttctttagaacattttgtcaaatttttatttttatagaatttttttcaaaattttatttctatagaattttgtttcaaaattttatttctatagaatttttttttcaacattttatttatatagcaaattttgtcaaaatttttatttctacagaaaatgttgttaaaattttctttattaagaaaattttgtcaaaattttatttccatagaaaatttgtcaaaattttatttctatagaaattttgtcaaaattttacttcttcagaaaattttgtcaaaattttatttctttagaaatttttttcaaaaatttatttctatagataattttgtcaaaattttatttctatagataattttgtgaaaattgtatttctatagaaaattttgtgaaaattatatttctataaaaaattttgtcaaaattttatttctataaaaaattttgtcaaaattttatttctataaaaaattttgtcaaaattttatttctatagaaaattttgtctaaattttatttctatagaagagtttgtcaaaatgttatttctatagaaaattttgtcaacattttatttctatagcaaattttgtcaaaaatatgttttcaaaattttatttcgttagaaacttttgtcaaaattttatttctatagaagagtttgtaaaaattttatttctatagaattgtgtcaaaattttatttctataggaaatttgtgaaaattttatttctataggaaattttgtcaaaattttatttctttagaaaattttgtcaaaattttacttctatagaaaatttgtcagaattttatttctatagaaaattttgtcaaaattttatttctttagaaaattttttcaaaattttatttctttggaatttttttccaaaattttatttctatagaaaattttgtcaaaattttatatctacagaaaattttgtcaaaattttatatctatagaaatttgtcaaaattgtatctctatagaaaatttgtcaaaattttatttctatagaaaatttgtcaaaattttatttctatagaaaattttgtcaaaattttatttctatagaaaatttgtcaaaattttatttctataaaaaattttgtcaacattttatttctttagaacattttgtcaaatttttatttttatagaaattttttcaaaattttatttctatagaattttgtttcaaaattttatttctatagaaaatttgtcaaaattttacttcttcagaaaattttgtcaaaattttatttctctagataattttgtgaaaattgtatttctatggaaaattttgtgaaaattatatttctataaaaaattttgttaaaattttatttctataaaaaattttgtcaaaattttatttctataaaaaattttgtcaaaattgtatttctatagaaaattttgtctaaattttatttctatagaagagtttgtcaaaatgttacttctatagaaaattttgtcaaaatgttatttctatagcaaattttgtcaaaattttatttctatagcaaattttgtcaaaattttgtaactatagaaaagttttcaaaattttatttctttagaaaattttgtcaaaattttatttctataaaagagtttgtaaaaattttatttctatagaattgtgtcaaaattttacttctataggaaatttgtgaaaattttatttctataggaaattttgtcaaaattttatttctacaggaaatttgtgaaaattttatttctataggaaattttgtcaaaattttatttctatagaaaattttgtcaaaattgtatttctttagaaaattttttcaaaattttatttctttggaaattttttccaaaattttatttctatagaaaattttgtcaaaattttatatctacagaaaattttgtcaaaattttatatctatagaaaagttgtcaaaattttatttctatagaaaatttgtcaaaattttatttctatagaaaatttgtcaaaattttatttctatagataattttgtcaaaattttatttctttagaaatttttttcaaaattttatttcaatatatttttttcaaaatgttatttttatggaaaattttgtcaaaaatttatttctatagaaaattttgtcaacatttttatttctacagaaaatgttgttaaaatttttatttcgatagaaaattttggcaatttttttatttctatagaaaattttgtcaaaattttatttctatagaaaattttgtcaaaattttatttctatagaaaatttgtcaaaattttatttctatagaaaattttgtcaaaattttatttctttagaaaattttttcaaaattttatttctttagaatttttttttttaattttatttctttagaattttttttgaaagttttattgctatagataattttgtaaaaattttatttctacagaaaattttgttaatattttctttatatcgacaattttgtgaacattttatttctataaaaaaatttttcaaaattttatttctatagaaaagttttcaaaatgttattttttaaaaaaatttgtcaaaattttatttctatagaagagtttgtcaaaatgtttttttctatagaaaattttgtcaaaattttatttctataggaaatttgtagaGTAACTCTTagtctaccaaaacatcgagaattctacaaatctaccaaacagtacaaaatctaccagtttagttagaattctgccaactgtggcaaccgtgggacGCTGTAACTTAGTCAGTCTCCACGATTGATTCGTTCTTATTTGTGTTCTTACTTACTTGGTTGCACAAATTTGCAAAGCCTTAACAATATCTTCCCATGATCCCGTCCACTTGTTTAGGGATTTTTGATGAATGCATTCCTTTAAATACGATACCGTAGGAACAACTGTCTTCCCTGCCAGAGCACGGGGAtatgatttcattaaaaatcgaCCGACTTGTAAAAGTAATACCGTATTTTCTCCTTCATAGGTACAAGCAGCAGCTGCATCAGCataaagatttgaaaaattCGAAGAAACTAAATAACCATGACCACCGCAGGCCAAACGTAAACATTCTGTACCAGTCATGGAGGCGAATGTACAAAGGACCTTTAGAACACAGGACAAAGCATGCATTTCAGGTAAACGACCAAATTCTCCACGCTTGATATCTTCCGAAGTTTGTTGGTATAGTTCCGTCAATTTACTGGAAGCCAACTTATGGGCTATACTGGTGGCTATTTCGGGAAAAAGTTTCTTCATTTGGGTTAGATGGTCTATAATTTGAGGTTCAGGTTCACTGAAaaacaaagagagagagagagaaaattatttatatagaaaagtcaaATATGTTATAATGATTCAGCTCTTACTTGGCATTAATAGGACTTTGCCTCCTAACAGCTGAATATCTGGTTGCTATGGTTGCAGCCATCGATAATAGAAGGGCTACATTCCTTACTATCACACAACGTGAATAGACCATAGTGAAATAGGTTAAAACCGGTACTGGACCCTTGACAAAGGTGCCATCGCGATGTACTTGAGAGTGACGCATTAGCATATTCGTACGCGGTATACGAACATCCTTCAAACCCAAAAAGCCATTATTGACACCAGCAAATCCCATTTTCTTGCCAATATCACCAACATCAATTCCCGGTAAAGGCATATGGGTTTCCATATCCCTTAATTGCACCATAAACATGGCCAAACCTTTAGGTTCGTTGTCTATGTAAAGATTAGCAGCCACTATACAATAATTGGCAGAATGGCccactaaacaaaataaaaacgcagAATTATTGGGATAGAGTCTACAAGAAGTTATATGGGGTTCACTTACATCCTCCTGGCCACCATTTGTAGGCAGTAATTGTTGGTGTATTCAATACAAACTCATCAGTATCACGATCAAAATCAGCTCTAGTCTCCAAACCCCTTAGAAATGTTCCATGTCCCAATTCAGTTTGAGCATAGGCCCCACCAATTTGCAATTGTTCGCTGGGCActccaaatttttgaaattgttcATCGGTTCCTTGTTGACGAATACAATCGACAACCATACTTAAATGAACGCCAAACACATTTCCAGCTGGAAATGAACCCCATATTTCGGGTTCACTATGATAGTGTCTGAAATTATGGAATTATAATCAATCAGTAGAGACAAAAGTGacacataaaaaatgtttcagaaagaaaacgattttttttgaaaaccaaatattaaccggatcagatgaaatttgtttcttcatGAGGCTTCCGAAATtaaatcttaggttaggttaggtattatGGCAGctcaatatttcaggctcacttagactattcagtccattatgatactacaatggtgaacttcactcctatcactgagtgctgtccgattctatgtaaagctcaatgacaatggacctcctatttatagccgaatccgaacggcgttccacattgcaatgaaaccacttagaaaacctttgaaacaatcagaaatgtcaccagcattattgagaggggataatccaccactgaaaaacttgttggttggtttaaagggtgatacggtcaaaatttggtcaaaggaaaacgcgtgtaaatcggtgaaatcgtttatttaaaaaatcaaattaaatttcattttcaagttcaattagtataaaattcaggaaaaatattcagttaggctatcgcttttccaaatccgaattgccgggcctcacgcttgacacctgccatcagattttgtacagccaccttgtccaccttcttcgccgcagaaagccagtttgccttgaattgctgctcgtccttagcagttttttggtcttctttacgttccgcttgacaatagcccagtatttctcaattgggcggagctctggcgtgttgggagggttcttgtccttgggaaccacctgcacattgttggcggcgtaccactccatggcctttttaccgtaatggcaagatgccaaatccggccaaaacagtacggaacaaccgtgtttcttcaggaaaggcagcagacgtttattcaaaaactctttcacgtaaatttcttggtttacagtcccggaagctatgaaaatgctgcttttcaagccacaggtacagatggcttgccaaaccagatatttctttgcgaactttgacagttttatgtgcttgaaaatatctgctacctttccccttccttttgccgtataaaactcctgtcccggaagctgcttgtagtcggctttgacgtaggtttcgtcgtccattaccacgcagtcaaacttcgtcagcatcgtcgtgtacagcctccgggatcgcgctttggccgtcgtatttggtttatcatcgcgatttggagtcactaccttcttgtaagtcgatagtccggcttgtttttttggcacgatgcacggttgtagacgatacacccagcttatttgcggcatttcggagagagaggttagggtttcgcttgaaactaccggcaactctctttgtcgtctcagcggcttccggttttcgatttcccccgatccagacttcctggctgtcgacaaacgttccccaaacactctaattacatttgtaacggttgatttggcaacttttagcgattttggcagctttgcgtgcgagtagctcggattttcgcgatgcgcgagcaaaattttgatacgctgctcttcttgcttggacgacattttgacaactgaagagtgaattccaaaatcaaaataggagcaacattctacacacacacaccctcaaaatgaggggtgttctggttttttaaatgcaaaattgaaagaaatacgtcaagtttatattgacaaaattttgcccgtatcaccctttatttaaaacggatcggatgaaatttactcttccAACAGGTTCCGAAAattaaatctggcgatcggttcatatgggtgctatatataattatagacctatatgggccagatcggatgagatttgctctTCCGGGAGCTTCAGTATGGCAAGACCAAAACATGTACCCACattagagtgaccgcaacttatatgggacaaaaaaatgtcggaatcttgttcgccttaaccccacaaaacgaattcCCTTTCCAGGCGAATGCCCCTAATGGCAACAGGTCGCGTTTTCAAAGCTAAAGGCTGGCGTAACTCGGTTTGACTCAGCGACGAGCGGCACGttttaacgtcgtttaatcgggctcaaatttttgctatcccaatatctggaaaggggattcgttttgtgggggtaaggcgaacaagattccgacattttttttttttttttgccccatataagttgcggcAACTCTAACCCACATTCTCTAAACAAATTTGCTGACTTaaataactcaaaatttttaattttaggcaaatcggataaaaatgcggtgtctagaagaccaagaagtcaaatcggaagatcggctcGTCATGTCCTATATTCGACTTACTTAtgtgtggacccaaaatacctctaggttttgaatttcaaccaaatcggataaaaattcggATGTCTAGACAAAGAGGTCAACTCAGCAAATACCAAAACGGGGgaaataccaaaacgtggatcgATACGTCCCATATTCGGCTtattagattttgaatttcatgcaaaaaGCCCGAAAGTCAAATAGGGAGAtacaaatacatctagattttgaattttaggcaaatcggataaaacttcGGATATCTCAAGACCTTAAATCGGGCGTCGGTTAGtacggggctatatcaaaatctggaccgatatagtccatcttcaaatatcacctgcctgcagacaaaagacgagtttgtgccaaaatttcaaaACGATGGCATGTgcacgaagataaattttaaatttaactagCCGAAACATAAACCAGATAGTATTTGCCTGCCCACCTAatgagcaggtattgcacagtgggcccgcgTGTACTACATTGTAAATTCTGatatattaattataattttgataaaaaagatATTTCTGTGAAGCTTTTGAACATGACAACTATTTCCATTTATAGTACtcctcaagagctttcatttgataccagtgTAGACCGGGTTTTGTACAGTGGACACGGGTGcgacattttctaaaatctcgcaaatttattttacttttgcttaaaataaatatttttgggaaGCTTTTGAAACCACTTGCGTTTATAGTACTGCCGAAGATCTTTCATTCGGTACCAAAAAATGTAGAGCAGGTGTTGCACAGTGGACCAATGTTTACTTTATTTGAAATTCTGAAAAAGTAATTttcgttttaataaaaatccatATTTCTGGGATGCTTTCGAATATGACAACCACTGGGATATGTAGTACTCTTTAAGACGTTTAAGACTGATACTAAAAAATGTAGGGCatgtattgcacagtgggcgcatttcatttttatttcaagttgtggcgactaaattaaaaaaattaacacaaaacgacATTTCTGGGATGCTTTCGAAAATTGAAACCACTTACATTTATAGTACTTTCATCTGATACTAAAAACtgtagagcaggtattgcacagtgggcacggGTGCCCTATATCGTAAATTCGCGCAAACtaactttattatacccaccaccatagaatggtgacgggggtataataacccagcaaaaaaaattggaagttgttccacaaacatttcttttaaagcccatcccagaatcccccatcgagttttttcaacttccgatgcagtccttttggacaagtccacaaacatttcttctaaagcgcatcgtgggatcccccaataatttttttccacttccgatgcagtccttttggacaagtgcacatacatttcttctaaagcgcatcttgggatcccccaatgatttttttctacttccgatgcagtccttgtggacaagtattagaaagaacgcaaccagactattttaagtgcaaattttgtacaattaaattttacagaaaaatcgaaaactaataaaaaactaaaacaaaaaatagaaattaataaaaaagtaaaagaataatataaaaaaaaaaaattcatccccgctgggatttgaacctgtgccgtttgactttttcgcttccatggaagttcttttgagaaggttttgcaaattacgagaatttttaatttttttgttgatttttaatggaaaaaatatatttatacgaaaatatatgccgaaaataaaaaataaaaacgatgcatgacatacaaaaataattttttagaaaaatatttgataaaaaaattgccgctggtgagatttgaacctgcgtttcttattttttccttcatactaataaagaacttctcgagaagcaattagaattttattccttggtgttgtattaggatcatatcacaaacatttgaattgacatttcgacgctttatgttcaatggcgtttgtggctgagtgtgccaaggcgttctgttatggtgccaacaaacccaggttcaacccctggtcggagcgaaaaagtttttcaaattgtaaaaattagataataggaaaataattgtgtaataaaacatttggttgaaaaaaagtgaaattggttgataaaaaaattttttttcgctttttaaatttcttcattcaaattaacttccagggcacaacttctaaagcaatgcaaaggatcccaaaagggagtacttccgtcctatgacaagcccatgtaaaattcattggagatgatccaagttttcactacttccggatcacagattggggatccaaactacttttttggaagctctttttttgctgggaagtttgtcattccgtttgtaacacatcgaaatatcgatttccgactatataaagtatatatattgttgatcagggagaaattctaagacgatataagcatgtccgtctgtctgttgtaatcacgctacagccttcaataatggcgctatcgtcctcaaatttggcacagattcgtcttttctttgcaggcaggtcaaattcgaagatgggctatatcggtccaagttttgatatagtccccatataaaccgacctcccgatttggggtctttggcttataaaaactgtagtttttatccaatttgcttgaaattggaaatctagaggtattttaggaccatcaaaaagtgtaccgaaaatggggcctatgggtccatgttttggtatagcccccataaggaccgatttcccgattttgcttcttgggcgtctagaaagtgtattttctatccgatttgcctgaaattggaaatgtagaggtattctaggaccataaagaggtgtgctgaaaatggtgcctatcggtccatgcttcgatatagtccccatatagaccgatctcccgattttacttattgggtctctggaaactgtatttactattcgatttgcccgaaatagaaaatctagaggtattttatggccacaaaaaggtgtgtcaaaaatggagtgtatcggtccatgttttgatatagcccccatataaaccgatctcccaattttacttcttgggcttctagaatcattagttttaatccaatttacctgaaatttgaaatctagtggtactctaggaccctaaagacttgtgccgaaaatggtgagtaccggtccatgttttcatatagcccgcatatagaccggtctcctgattttagttcttgggcttctagaatccgtagtttttacccaatttgcctcaaatcgtaaatctagaggtattctaggaccataaagaggtgtgccgaaaatggtaaatatcggtccatgttttgatatagccaccatatagaccagtctcccgattgtacttcttgggcttctagaatccgtagtttttatccaattttcctgaaatttgaaatctagaggtattctaggaccataaataggtgtatcCATGttatgatatagcccccatatagaccgatttcccgattttatttcttgggattatagaatccgtagttttaatccaatttacctgaaattttaaatctaaagatactctaggaccctaaagacttgtgccgaaaatggtgtgtatcggtccatgttttgatatagcccccatatagaccgatctcccgattttatttcttgggattctagaatccgtagttttaatccaatttacctgaaattttaaatctaaaggtactctaggaccctaaagacttgtgccgaaaatggtgtgtatcggtccatgttttgatatagcccccatacagaccgatctccggattttatttcttgggattctagaatccgttgttttaatccaatttacctgaaattttaaatctaaaggtactctaggaccctaaagacttgtgccgaaaatggtgtgtatcggtccatgttttgatatagcccccatatagaccgatctcccgattttaattcttggtcttctagaatccgtaatttttacccaatttgtttcaaatcgtaaatctagaggtattctaggaccataaagacttgTGCTGAAAAtgttgattatcggaccatgttttgatatagcccccatatagaccgatctcccgattttacttcttgggcttc
Encoded here:
- the LOC142240486 gene encoding acyl-coenzyme A oxidase 1-like → MSIIPKTINPELQKERQNATFNVEDFAKWWHGGEEKLKFKRYVESYVLNDLDSNSMRFQNLSHEEIYNSSVKDFINLATKLRKLQQEHNPGGSDIWPHYHSEPEIWGSFPAGNVFGVHLSMVVDCIRQQGTDEQFQKFGVPSEQLQIGGAYAQTELGHGTFLRGLETRADFDRDTDEFVLNTPTITAYKWWPGGLGHSANYCIVAANLYIDNEPKGLAMFMVQLRDMETHMPLPGIDVGDIGKKMGFAGVNNGFLGLKDVRIPRTNMLMRHSQVHRDGTFVKGPVPVLTYFTMVYSRCVIVRNVALLLSMAATIATRYSAVRRQSPINANEPEPQIIDHLTQMKKLFPEIATSIAHKLASSKLTELYQQTSEDIKRGEFGRLPEMHALSCVLKVLCTFASMTGTECLRLACGGHGYLVSSNFSNLYADAAAACTYEGENTVLLLQVGRFLMKSYPRALAGKTVVPTVSYLKECIHQKSLNKWTGSWEDIVKALQICATNKIRLAFENLSARLKAGQTEGEAANNTGIELTQAAELHGVCFVVSTFVEEVKGPNSRNRNPSLNKVLEDLLELFLISTALKYMHEILRVIKLSDADLRSLQERLEVTLKAIRPNAVAICDGFDYHDRNLKSTLGSYDGNVYERIFEEAKLTPLNKQPVPAVFHSHLKPFMKSKI